From the Synechococcus sp. UW179A genome, one window contains:
- a CDS encoding GAF domain-containing protein, whose product MKTALIPEFEQERLKALSEYRILGTRPEQSYDDITHMASLVCETPIALLSLVDSERQWFKSKVGIEAEQTPRDWSFCAHAIHTDQPLIVTDALRDDRFIDNPLVCGDPKIRFYAGFPLNNETEHRIGTLCVIDRKPNQLSTNQLQIMEALSRQVVSFLDLRKRSINLLESFCSESKPSGIISTCSYCRKAKDERGDWVHLDQYLAKRSTLNFSHGICDSCIEEHFPEVLEAWQAESRESGQHAEKSAQVISDEV is encoded by the coding sequence ATGAAAACCGCTCTCATCCCTGAATTCGAACAGGAACGCCTCAAGGCCCTGAGTGAATACAGGATTCTTGGCACACGCCCTGAGCAGTCGTACGACGACATCACCCACATGGCCTCACTGGTGTGCGAAACACCGATTGCACTGCTGAGCCTGGTGGATAGCGAAAGGCAGTGGTTCAAATCAAAGGTGGGCATAGAGGCCGAGCAAACCCCCAGAGATTGGTCGTTCTGCGCCCATGCCATCCATACCGACCAGCCCCTGATCGTGACCGATGCGTTGCGCGACGATCGCTTTATCGACAACCCGCTCGTCTGCGGTGACCCGAAGATCAGGTTCTATGCCGGCTTTCCACTCAACAACGAAACGGAGCACCGGATCGGCACCTTGTGTGTCATCGACCGAAAGCCCAACCAGCTCTCAACCAATCAGCTGCAGATCATGGAAGCCCTGTCCCGACAGGTGGTTTCGTTCCTTGATCTGAGAAAACGATCAATCAATCTGCTCGAGTCGTTCTGCTCCGAAAGCAAGCCTTCGGGAATCATCTCCACCTGCAGCTATTGCCGCAAAGCCAAAGATGAGCGGGGCGATTGGGTCCATCTCGATCAGTACCTCGCCAAACGCAGCACCCTGAACTTCTCCCATGGCATCTGCGACAGCTGCATCGAAGAACACTTCCCTGAAGTCCTGGAGGCCTGGCAGGCAGAGAGCAGGGAGTCTGGACAACACGCTGAGAAATCGGCGCAGGTGATCAGTGATGAGGTCTGA
- a CDS encoding glycosyltransferase family 2 protein, translating into MNPLLIAALVLVAIAIAACSGLLIVLVGLQRVFSIAPCLEAATEFDPPDTSLCVVIPAYNEAENIGSCLSSVLTSDRPCCEWQVLVVDDDSADVTAERAAQTAAEHNADGPPFELLRAGPRPAGERWVGKNWACTRAMEQVRSHWVLFIDADVRLQPEALRRALAQAIREEADLFSLAPRLGCGCLAEWMVQPIMASLLGLGFPIEATNDPDSVVAFAAGPFMLFRRSAYEAVGGHRALAAEVVEDLALARGIKAAGFRLRYLLGLDAVDLRMYADLPSLWEGWTKNWLIGLDRDVGKALAAAAVVVLMFSGPWLLLPSALVLLWLLPQLSIWWLLLVGLSALGIGEQLVLRLWQRRRFDVPLTYWWLMGAGGLLLGAIGPVSVWRTLTGRGWTWKGRQLS; encoded by the coding sequence TTGAACCCTCTGCTGATCGCAGCCCTGGTGTTGGTGGCCATCGCTATTGCTGCCTGCTCTGGTCTGTTGATTGTCCTGGTTGGGTTGCAGCGGGTTTTTTCGATTGCCCCTTGCCTGGAGGCCGCCACCGAGTTTGACCCTCCGGACACCTCGCTGTGCGTGGTCATCCCTGCCTACAACGAAGCCGAGAACATTGGTTCTTGTTTGAGCAGTGTGCTTACCAGTGATCGTCCCTGTTGTGAGTGGCAGGTGCTGGTGGTGGATGACGACTCCGCGGATGTCACCGCTGAAAGGGCAGCGCAAACGGCGGCTGAACACAATGCTGACGGTCCGCCGTTTGAGCTGCTCAGGGCTGGTCCGCGCCCTGCCGGTGAGCGTTGGGTGGGCAAGAATTGGGCCTGCACGCGAGCCATGGAGCAGGTGCGCAGCCACTGGGTGCTGTTCATCGATGCCGATGTGCGTCTGCAGCCCGAAGCTTTGCGCCGTGCACTCGCTCAGGCGATCCGGGAGGAGGCGGATCTGTTCAGCCTGGCCCCGCGGCTCGGTTGCGGCTGCCTGGCGGAATGGATGGTGCAACCGATCATGGCCAGTCTGCTGGGGCTGGGGTTTCCGATCGAGGCCACCAATGATCCTGATTCAGTGGTGGCCTTCGCGGCAGGGCCGTTCATGCTGTTTCGCCGTAGCGCTTATGAGGCCGTCGGCGGCCATCGCGCCCTCGCTGCCGAGGTGGTGGAGGATCTGGCCTTGGCTAGGGGCATTAAGGCTGCTGGCTTCCGCTTGCGCTACCTGCTCGGTCTTGATGCCGTGGATCTGCGCATGTATGCCGATCTGCCTTCACTCTGGGAGGGGTGGACCAAAAACTGGTTGATCGGACTCGATCGCGATGTGGGTAAGGCTCTCGCTGCCGCAGCTGTGGTTGTGCTGATGTTCAGTGGTCCCTGGCTGCTGCTGCCTTCGGCGCTTGTGTTGCTTTGGCTGTTGCCCCAGCTGTCGATCTGGTGGCTGCTATTGGTGGGGTTGTCGGCGCTGGGGATTGGGGAGCAGCTGGTCCTGCGTCTCTGGCAGCGCCGGCGCTTTGATGTGCCGCTCACCTACTGGTGGCTGATGGGTGCCGGCGGCCTGCTGTTGGGGGCGATCGGACCGGTGTCGGTGTGGCGAACGCTCACTGGCCGCGGCTGGACCTGGAAAGGTCGTCAGCTGTCTTGA
- a CDS encoding lipocalin-like domain-containing protein, translating to MKTAHLSGVWQLMRYEIEVKSSGTIFEPMGKKPTGVVIFTTDGHVSFTLTAEGRKPRESEKDSADLLNSVIAYTGTYRLEADRWITKVHVAWNPEWVGTEQTRYYQIEQDQLSVQTPWRVMPNWTEQGLSRSNVTFRRC from the coding sequence GTGAAAACCGCCCATCTTTCTGGCGTCTGGCAACTGATGCGCTACGAAATCGAAGTTAAATCGAGCGGAACTATCTTTGAGCCAATGGGGAAAAAACCAACAGGTGTTGTGATTTTCACAACGGATGGTCATGTCTCATTCACGCTCACTGCTGAAGGACGAAAACCGCGGGAAAGCGAAAAAGACAGCGCTGATTTACTTAATAGTGTGATTGCTTACACCGGAACCTACAGGCTGGAGGCAGACCGATGGATCACCAAGGTGCATGTGGCATGGAATCCCGAATGGGTTGGGACGGAGCAGACCCGTTATTACCAAATCGAGCAGGATCAACTAAGTGTGCAAACTCCCTGGAGAGTGATGCCGAACTGGACAGAACAAGGGCTTAGCCGCAGCAACGTCACGTTTCGGCGTTGTTGA
- a CDS encoding VanW family protein yields MFELSQPIQRSRIRQVLGREFHIAKRKIHWFTGGQTWATRSDSLVIKHLKFHHQSLILRPLRGVDLQLQHNKRRNLELAIARLDRVVLRPGDTFSVWKLLGRPSRSKGYLDGLVLKQGTIAQGPGGGLCQLGNLLFWIAGHSPLTLTERWRHGFDVFPDVNRSIPFGAGATLAYNYVDLQLTNHTPYCFRIHLWLDKTHLHGELFCDINYSSIYILEERHHQIKQQVWGGYSRHNQIFQIQQNMDGSSSEQLLVENHALMMYEPLLTAA; encoded by the coding sequence ATGTTTGAGCTTTCCCAACCCATTCAACGCAGCAGAATCCGGCAAGTGCTGGGGCGTGAGTTCCACATCGCAAAAAGAAAGATCCACTGGTTTACGGGTGGCCAGACCTGGGCGACTCGTTCGGACTCCCTGGTGATCAAACATCTGAAGTTCCATCATCAGTCGTTGATTCTTCGCCCTTTGCGAGGCGTTGATCTTCAGCTTCAACACAACAAGCGCAGGAATCTCGAGCTGGCCATTGCCCGATTGGACAGGGTTGTTTTGCGCCCTGGAGACACATTTTCAGTGTGGAAGTTGCTTGGTCGACCCTCAAGAAGCAAAGGTTATCTGGATGGTTTGGTTTTGAAACAGGGGACGATTGCTCAAGGTCCGGGAGGTGGACTTTGTCAGCTTGGAAATCTCTTGTTTTGGATTGCAGGGCATAGTCCTCTCACACTCACAGAGCGTTGGCGGCATGGATTTGATGTTTTCCCTGATGTGAATCGATCAATACCTTTCGGGGCAGGTGCAACACTGGCTTACAACTATGTTGACCTTCAGTTGACCAATCACACACCCTATTGCTTTCGTATTCATTTATGGCTGGATAAGACCCACCTGCATGGTGAGCTCTTTTGTGACATCAACTATTCCTCGATTTACATCCTGGAAGAGCGTCATCACCAGATCAAGCAGCAGGTCTGGGGTGGCTATTCCAGGCACAATCAGATTTTCCAGATTCAACAGAACATGGATGGCTCCAGCTCGGAACAGTTGCTTGTCGAGAACCATGCTCTGATGATGTATGAGCCCTTGTTGACAGCGGCTTGA
- a CDS encoding WD40 repeat domain-containing protein — protein sequence MPDLKTFAPQGMLHEGWTAQVDDYALACGWTGDGDNLLVGDVAGGLSLFAGKTGELIWTKNNIHQGGLLALAIHPKGDRFATSGQDGCVLIWDSQRGEILHSIKPGRGWVEHLAWSGSGEMLAVAASKNVHIYHPDGVEKWCTEDHPSTVSSISWSKPDELATACYGKVSFFDITRQQVAQELKWQGSLVSMVLSPDGDIVACGSQDNSVHFWRRSTGLDAEMTGYPGKPSQLAFDQNGQFLATGGSDQIIVWNFQGDGPEGSLPGQLVLHPEPISSLAFAHEGLILASGARDGSVFVWLLDHNGDGNPLGGAFTAEKISAVCWKPDDTALAAIDSDGRVSVWPFKIRG from the coding sequence ATGCCTGATCTGAAGACGTTTGCCCCCCAGGGCATGCTTCATGAGGGTTGGACTGCCCAGGTTGATGACTACGCGCTGGCCTGTGGATGGACGGGCGATGGAGACAATCTGCTGGTCGGCGATGTTGCTGGTGGACTGTCTCTGTTTGCAGGCAAGACCGGCGAACTGATCTGGACCAAAAACAACATTCACCAGGGCGGTTTACTGGCTTTGGCGATTCATCCGAAAGGGGATCGTTTCGCCACATCCGGCCAGGATGGATGCGTGCTGATTTGGGATAGTCAGCGAGGAGAAATCTTGCATTCGATCAAGCCTGGACGAGGCTGGGTTGAGCATCTGGCCTGGTCAGGCAGCGGCGAAATGTTGGCGGTTGCCGCATCGAAAAACGTTCACATCTATCACCCTGATGGTGTTGAGAAATGGTGCACTGAGGACCACCCCAGCACGGTCAGTTCGATCTCTTGGTCCAAGCCTGATGAGCTCGCCACTGCTTGCTATGGAAAGGTCAGCTTCTTTGACATCACCAGGCAGCAAGTTGCGCAGGAATTGAAATGGCAGGGATCACTGGTCTCCATGGTGCTCAGTCCCGATGGAGACATCGTGGCCTGCGGTAGCCAGGACAATTCAGTGCATTTCTGGCGCCGTTCAACCGGGCTGGATGCCGAGATGACCGGCTATCCAGGCAAGCCCAGTCAACTGGCGTTTGATCAGAACGGTCAGTTTCTGGCCACCGGTGGCAGTGACCAGATCATTGTGTGGAATTTTCAAGGTGATGGTCCAGAAGGATCATTGCCTGGGCAGCTTGTACTCCATCCTGAGCCGATTTCGTCGCTGGCTTTTGCACATGAAGGACTGATTTTGGCCTCAGGTGCACGAGATGGTTCGGTGTTCGTCTGGCTGCTTGATCACAATGGTGATGGCAATCCACTGGGAGGCGCCTTCACCGCTGAGAAGATCAGTGCAGTGTGTTGGAAGCCGGACGACACCGCATTGGCGGCAATCGATTCCGACGGACGGGTCTCTGTGTGGCCGTTCAAAATTCGTGGTTGA
- a CDS encoding GTP-binding protein, with product MYQKVPVTILTGYLGSGKTTLLNKILSEEHGKRIAVIENEYGEVGIDQGLVINADEEVFEMSNGCICCTVRGDLIRVLGNLMKRRDKFDYVLVETTGLADPGPVAQTFFMDDEIREEFTLDGIVTLIDAAHIDQQLERSNESSEQVAFADVLILNKSDLVPEESLVKLESRLRDMNTMARVVRSTQAEVPVETVLNLSAFDLDQILERRPTFLEPEYPFEWTGVYKLEPGQYEMTLEEGPDPEMSLVAIPGQKVDEDALKQSAEQCVRLFAQAAQSLEPGDSIAPNQHLSLQLNSKGTKSFLFEVKSEKTIGFYAQHTAEEFDLKIIKAGQSVSPVKERVWVAEHEHDDEVGSIAIERQGNVDPEKLNQWIGALLAEKGVDIFRTKGFISYQNESRRVVFQGVHMLFTAQPGQEWGDAPRCNQLVFIGRNLDEAQMRKDFDQCLI from the coding sequence ATGTATCAAAAAGTACCCGTTACGATTCTCACCGGCTATTTGGGCTCCGGCAAGACAACTTTATTGAATAAAATATTAAGTGAAGAACACGGCAAGCGTATTGCCGTGATTGAAAATGAGTATGGGGAAGTAGGTATTGATCAGGGACTTGTGATCAATGCTGATGAGGAAGTTTTTGAAATGTCCAATGGGTGCATTTGTTGCACTGTGAGAGGGGATTTGATCAGAGTTCTGGGAAACCTGATGAAGCGACGCGACAAATTTGATTACGTCCTCGTTGAAACCACCGGACTTGCTGATCCCGGGCCGGTTGCTCAGACATTTTTTATGGATGATGAAATTCGGGAAGAATTCACTCTTGATGGAATAGTCACACTCATTGATGCTGCCCATATTGACCAACAACTTGAGAGAAGCAATGAGAGCTCTGAACAAGTGGCATTCGCAGATGTGCTGATCCTCAACAAGTCTGACCTTGTGCCTGAAGAATCACTGGTGAAGTTGGAATCACGCCTGCGGGATATGAACACCATGGCCCGCGTGGTGCGCAGCACTCAGGCTGAAGTACCTGTCGAGACGGTGCTCAATCTGAGCGCCTTCGATCTTGATCAGATCCTTGAGCGTCGGCCCACCTTCCTTGAACCTGAATATCCCTTTGAATGGACTGGGGTCTACAAACTTGAGCCAGGTCAGTATGAGATGACTCTCGAAGAGGGCCCTGATCCTGAGATGTCTTTGGTAGCTATCCCAGGACAAAAAGTTGATGAAGATGCACTGAAGCAGAGTGCAGAGCAGTGCGTTCGGCTGTTTGCCCAGGCCGCTCAATCACTTGAGCCAGGTGATTCCATCGCGCCCAATCAGCATCTAAGCCTTCAGTTGAATTCAAAAGGGACTAAATCTTTTCTGTTCGAAGTCAAGAGCGAGAAAACGATCGGGTTCTATGCCCAGCACACGGCTGAAGAGTTTGACCTGAAGATCATCAAGGCAGGTCAATCAGTGAGCCCGGTTAAAGAGCGCGTCTGGGTTGCAGAGCATGAGCATGACGATGAGGTCGGCTCAATTGCTATCGAACGGCAGGGCAATGTTGACCCTGAAAAACTCAATCAATGGATCGGAGCACTGCTGGCAGAAAAAGGAGTGGATATTTTCAGAACCAAGGGCTTCATCAGCTATCAGAACGAATCTCGGAGGGTTGTGTTTCAGGGAGTCCACATGCTGTTCACCGCCCAGCCTGGGCAAGAGTGGGGAGATGCACCGCGCTGTAATCAGCTTGTGTTCATCGGCCGTAATCTTGATGAGGCTCAGATGCGCAAGGACTTTGACCAATGCCTGATCTGA
- a CDS encoding metal ABC transporter solute-binding protein, Zn/Mn family has translation MASVFSRLGAISLLVGLVACGAPNATNNEASQAKRVKVVTTFLPITLFTEAVSGDCAEVTSLIPPNLGPHDFQATPSDLADLSGANVLVKNGLGMEEFLDDLISSADNKDLVVIDSSSGVETIKAAGGGHHADHHDDDHHDGEHHEGEHHDDDDDHDHGHGHSHGEYDPHIWLDPVRAAQQVENIRDGLVKADPSCADGYKKNADQYTAKLEELNTEFTAKLKPYSGKTFVAFHDFATYFANRYSLKAEFLVDLPEMNPSPADLQRVAAQVKQSGLKALLSEPQEGNRSFNALAKDLGVNIVEFNPLETGSAESAKKPGTYFEVMRSNVNNLINAIGD, from the coding sequence ATGGCTTCTGTGTTTTCGCGCCTAGGCGCAATCTCTCTCCTGGTCGGCCTAGTGGCCTGCGGAGCACCGAATGCAACCAACAATGAGGCAAGCCAGGCCAAGAGAGTGAAAGTGGTCACCACTTTTCTGCCGATCACACTGTTCACTGAAGCGGTATCTGGCGACTGCGCAGAGGTCACGTCATTGATTCCGCCCAATCTGGGGCCCCATGATTTTCAGGCCACACCCTCCGACTTGGCAGATCTCAGCGGGGCGAATGTCCTGGTCAAAAACGGACTGGGAATGGAGGAGTTCCTCGATGATCTGATCAGTTCAGCTGACAACAAGGATCTGGTGGTGATTGATTCCAGCAGTGGCGTGGAGACAATCAAAGCGGCTGGTGGCGGACACCATGCTGACCACCACGACGATGACCATCACGACGGTGAACACCATGAGGGTGAGCACCATGACGATGATGATGACCACGATCACGGCCATGGACACAGCCATGGTGAATACGATCCCCACATCTGGCTCGACCCGGTTCGCGCTGCCCAGCAGGTCGAGAACATCAGAGACGGGCTTGTCAAAGCTGACCCCAGTTGCGCCGATGGATACAAGAAGAATGCAGACCAATACACCGCCAAGCTCGAGGAGCTGAACACGGAGTTCACTGCCAAGCTCAAGCCTTACAGCGGTAAGACATTCGTTGCCTTCCACGACTTCGCCACCTACTTCGCCAACCGTTATTCGCTGAAAGCGGAATTCCTGGTTGACCTGCCGGAGATGAATCCAAGCCCGGCCGATCTGCAACGGGTGGCCGCTCAGGTCAAGCAATCAGGCTTGAAAGCCCTGCTCAGCGAGCCTCAGGAGGGCAATCGTTCTTTCAATGCCTTGGCGAAAGATCTCGGGGTGAATATCGTTGAATTCAACCCGCTTGAGACCGGCTCAGCAGAGTCCGCCAAGAAGCCAGGAACTTACTTTGAGGTGATGCGCTCCAACGTCAACAATCTGATCAATGCCATTGGGGACTGA
- a CDS encoding metal ABC transporter ATP-binding protein has translation MPNPVVVVSDLSVERSGRLAVEQVSFELPNESETAVVGPNGAGKSTLVAALLGLIPKKEGTVQILGEQLSANGDLPGAIRSQIAYVPQSLALQGRFPLTVAEFVGYGFDPPGPRWPWHQHQRRKAAVEKSLDRTGCIDLRNRLLSELSGGQLKRVMLSFCVVRPRQLLVLDEAQAGLDVPSNERFQQLLLELRRQEGWTVLHVSHDLDMVRRSSDQVLGLNRRLCCSGSPDHTLTPERLIDLYGPNMVPYRHQCHG, from the coding sequence ATGCCCAACCCGGTGGTGGTGGTGAGCGACCTGTCGGTTGAACGATCAGGTCGCCTCGCGGTTGAACAGGTCTCGTTCGAACTCCCGAATGAGAGCGAGACTGCTGTGGTTGGACCCAACGGCGCCGGCAAAAGCACTTTGGTGGCCGCCTTGCTCGGACTGATTCCAAAAAAGGAAGGAACGGTTCAGATACTCGGAGAACAGCTTTCGGCCAACGGCGACCTGCCCGGTGCCATCCGGTCTCAGATTGCCTACGTTCCGCAGAGTCTGGCCCTACAGGGACGTTTTCCCCTGACGGTGGCCGAGTTCGTCGGCTACGGGTTTGATCCTCCAGGTCCGCGCTGGCCATGGCATCAGCATCAGAGACGCAAAGCCGCCGTTGAGAAATCCCTGGATCGCACCGGTTGCATCGATCTAAGAAACCGTCTTCTCAGTGAACTGTCGGGAGGTCAGCTCAAACGTGTGATGCTCTCGTTCTGCGTTGTTCGGCCCCGTCAGCTGCTAGTGCTCGATGAAGCACAGGCAGGCCTTGATGTGCCTTCGAACGAGCGCTTCCAGCAACTGTTGCTTGAGCTGCGACGTCAAGAGGGATGGACCGTTCTGCACGTCTCTCACGATCTCGACATGGTGCGTCGCAGCAGCGACCAGGTGCTGGGCCTCAATCGCCGCCTCTGCTGCAGTGGGTCACCTGATCACACCCTCACTCCTGAACGTCTCATTGATCTGTACGGGCCCAACATGGTTCCTTACAGGCATCAGTGTCATGGTTGA
- a CDS encoding metal ABC transporter permease: MVDTQALALVLAEPFMQRALIGGLLTGALGGLLGSVAVLRELSFFSDALGHSALLGITIGILIGVNPTLVLIPFAVLFAILVNQLVERSSLPTDALLNIVYSTSLAAAILFLSLVESYRGGIRQLLFGDILGVSSLDLIVIGMLLAAALIYLSLSLRAQVLLTLNQDLAGAVGVQTRWHRLAFIVLLAVVVAVSIKAVGVLLISAFVVIPSCAGRLLCRRFPLYVFVSSILGGTCALLGLLASGLTNLPSGPSVVMVQFLGFLIALILSSRVFRRPSTTEPAPQP, encoded by the coding sequence ATGGTTGACACTCAGGCACTGGCACTTGTCCTCGCCGAACCTTTCATGCAGCGCGCGCTGATTGGCGGTCTGCTCACGGGAGCGCTTGGAGGATTACTGGGCAGTGTTGCCGTGCTCAGGGAACTGTCCTTCTTCAGCGATGCGCTCGGTCACTCCGCCTTGCTTGGTATCACGATTGGAATCCTGATCGGCGTGAATCCCACGCTGGTTCTGATCCCCTTTGCGGTGCTATTCGCCATCCTGGTGAATCAACTTGTGGAAAGGAGCTCTCTCCCCACGGATGCACTGCTCAACATTGTCTATTCCACCTCACTGGCAGCAGCGATTCTGTTTCTCAGCCTGGTGGAGAGCTATCGGGGCGGGATTCGCCAGCTGCTGTTTGGCGACATTCTCGGGGTCAGCAGTCTGGACCTGATCGTGATCGGCATGCTGCTGGCTGCTGCTCTGATCTATCTAAGCCTGAGCCTGCGAGCACAGGTGCTGCTGACCCTGAATCAGGATCTTGCCGGTGCAGTCGGTGTCCAAACCCGCTGGCACCGGCTGGCCTTCATCGTGCTGCTCGCCGTGGTTGTAGCGGTCTCGATCAAGGCTGTTGGCGTGTTGCTGATCAGCGCCTTTGTCGTGATTCCATCCTGTGCGGGCCGTCTGCTCTGTCGTCGTTTCCCGCTCTATGTGTTTGTCTCATCGATCCTGGGAGGCACCTGTGCCCTGCTTGGCTTGCTGGCATCCGGACTCACCAACCTGCCATCAGGGCCCTCCGTGGTGATGGTCCAGTTTCTCGGATTCCTGATCGCCCTGATTCTCAGTTCACGCGTCTTCAGACGACCATCAACGACAGAACCTGCACCCCAGCCCTGA
- a CDS encoding cytochrome P450, whose protein sequence is MTVATCPSTGAVTGLRETLEFFNDPGFASKRFAAHGDVFETRLLAQRIVFIQGERAISDLLKQGAALEGWWPESVRQLLGSRSLANRSGPAHKARRRVVGQLFSSGALCRYTPSIQALIEQLIFELQESHTPQPLAAQMRRFAFAVIATTVLGLDASDRDALFTDFEIWTQALFSIPLAIPGSPFTRALAARERLLARLKLVLQRSDSNQGGLDLLSGGLDEDDIPLDDDDLVEQLLLLLFAGYETTASSLSCLFRALLLNPDVERWLLPELLKSPWPFQASHRSPRLDATVLEVMRLTPPVGGFFRRNLQPIRLADVEVPKDRVIQVVLGSVNPEQASDIAAFRPQRHLDGSFNQTLLPFGGGERVCLGKALAELEIRLMTVGLMQQLQLRLVADQDLSLKQIPSPTPRDGLLVSVEPR, encoded by the coding sequence ATGACCGTGGCGACATGTCCGAGCACCGGTGCTGTCACGGGCCTCAGGGAGACGCTCGAATTTTTCAATGACCCTGGCTTCGCTAGCAAACGCTTTGCCGCCCATGGCGATGTCTTTGAGACCCGTCTGCTGGCCCAGCGCATTGTGTTCATCCAGGGGGAGCGGGCTATTTCCGATTTGCTGAAGCAGGGAGCAGCCCTCGAGGGCTGGTGGCCGGAGAGTGTGCGACAGCTGCTCGGCAGCCGGTCGCTGGCCAACCGCAGCGGTCCCGCTCACAAAGCACGCCGCCGCGTGGTGGGTCAACTGTTCTCCAGCGGCGCACTCTGCCGCTACACCCCATCGATCCAGGCTCTGATCGAGCAACTGATCTTTGAGCTGCAGGAAAGCCATACTCCCCAGCCTCTTGCAGCCCAGATGCGACGCTTTGCCTTTGCAGTGATCGCCACCACGGTGCTGGGGCTCGATGCCAGCGATCGCGATGCTCTGTTCACTGACTTTGAGATTTGGACCCAGGCTCTGTTCTCCATTCCACTCGCTATACCGGGAAGCCCCTTTACCCGAGCACTGGCTGCGCGGGAGAGGTTGCTCGCCCGCCTGAAATTGGTGCTGCAACGCAGCGACTCCAACCAGGGCGGACTAGATCTACTCAGCGGTGGGCTGGATGAAGACGACATACCACTGGATGACGACGACCTTGTGGAGCAGTTGTTGTTGCTGTTGTTCGCTGGCTATGAGACAACGGCATCATCGCTGAGCTGTCTGTTCCGTGCTCTACTACTCAACCCGGATGTAGAGCGCTGGTTACTGCCAGAACTGCTGAAATCTCCGTGGCCTTTCCAGGCCTCGCACCGATCACCCCGCCTGGATGCAACGGTTCTCGAGGTGATGCGGCTCACGCCGCCAGTAGGAGGATTCTTCCGCCGCAATCTACAACCGATCAGGTTGGCCGATGTGGAGGTTCCCAAGGATCGGGTCATTCAGGTGGTGCTGGGTTCAGTCAACCCTGAGCAAGCCAGTGACATCGCCGCATTCCGACCGCAGCGTCATCTAGATGGATCGTTTAATCAGACGCTGCTGCCCTTTGGCGGTGGTGAACGAGTCTGCCTCGGCAAGGCATTGGCCGAACTGGAGATCAGGCTGATGACCGTGGGACTGATGCAACAACTGCAACTGCGGCTGGTGGCCGATCAGGACCTCTCCTTGAAGCAGATCCCCAGTCCGACACCGCGTGATGGACTGCTGGTGAGCGTGGAGCCTCGTTGA
- a CDS encoding GRP family sugar transporter produces the protein MLANQSYSVIIAMMILTLVCWGSWANTQKLASTIRFEYFYLDYSIGVTLSAFLIGFLAGGNTPTGKSFLENIASADFKHVVYALIGGIIFNVANFLLVAAIEIAGMSVAFPISIGIATILGGILNYMIDPQGYLPLFSAGMVMMALAVISASLAYGRIKSGSTVQKPKGLVIALACGLLMSLWSPLVTFSYLPGEAALDVFGAFAMMGVGIIASSILLFPYVIKNPIIPTKIDDQTRFTKQPIAHHAGGFLGGIIWSAGTMSFYLASTRAGAAVAYTFGQGAPLMATAWGLFAWKEFKGATGSGKYLIALFAFYAAGLTLLAKAASQG, from the coding sequence ATGCTTGCCAATCAAAGCTATTCGGTAATTATCGCGATGATGATCCTGACCCTGGTGTGCTGGGGCTCATGGGCAAACACACAAAAGCTCGCAAGTACGATTAGATTTGAATATTTTTACCTCGACTACTCAATCGGCGTCACATTATCAGCTTTTTTAATTGGCTTTCTTGCCGGAGGAAATACTCCTACGGGCAAATCCTTCCTTGAAAATATAGCCAGCGCTGACTTCAAGCACGTGGTCTATGCATTAATTGGTGGCATCATATTTAATGTAGCTAACTTTCTACTTGTAGCGGCAATCGAAATCGCAGGCATGTCAGTTGCATTCCCCATCTCAATTGGAATTGCAACAATTCTCGGCGGAATCCTGAACTATATGATCGATCCTCAGGGCTACCTTCCGTTATTCTCAGCTGGAATGGTCATGATGGCCCTAGCCGTGATCTCGGCGTCTCTGGCCTATGGACGCATTAAATCTGGCAGCACCGTTCAAAAGCCTAAAGGCCTCGTCATTGCACTCGCCTGCGGGTTACTGATGTCACTATGGTCTCCGCTTGTAACCTTTTCCTATTTACCTGGAGAAGCAGCTCTTGATGTATTTGGAGCCTTCGCAATGATGGGAGTTGGCATCATTGCATCATCCATACTTCTTTTCCCATATGTTATCAAAAATCCGATCATTCCCACCAAAATCGATGATCAGACTCGATTCACAAAGCAACCCATTGCCCATCATGCTGGAGGCTTTTTAGGAGGAATAATATGGTCTGCAGGCACAATGAGTTTTTACTTGGCATCCACTCGCGCAGGCGCTGCCGTTGCGTACACCTTCGGCCAGGGAGCCCCCCTGATGGCAACCGCATGGGGCCTATTTGCCTGGAAGGAATTCAAGGGGGCGACAGGATCAGGCAAATACTTAATCGCTCTTTTCGCCTTTTACGCAGCGGGCCTAACCCTGCTTGCCAAGGCAGCATCTCAGGGATAA